One region of Ananas comosus cultivar F153 linkage group 9, ASM154086v1, whole genome shotgun sequence genomic DNA includes:
- the LOC109715697 gene encoding uncharacterized protein LOC109715697, with product MASQTIESYREGAEIVRGDALCKKKSIELLEELDLPKGLFPLEDIEEFGYNRAVGFVWLVQKKKREHTFKKIKQVVSYAAEVTAFVEKGKLKKVTGVKVRELLLWLTVVEVFIEDATIGKITFKTSTGLSDSFHVSAFALGE from the coding sequence ATGGCATCTCAAACCATCGAGAGCTACCGCGAGGGTGCCGAGATAGTCCGCGGCGATGCTTTGTGCAAGAAGAAGTCTATCGAACTGCTCGAAGAGCTTGACCTTCCGAAGGGACTCTTCCCTTTGGAAGACATTGAGGAGTTTGGATACAACCGTGCGGTCGGGTTCGTATGGTTAGTTCAGAAAAAGAAGAGGGAGCACACATTCAAGAAGATAAAGCAGGTGGTGTCGTACGCCGCGGAGGTGACGGCCTTCGTCGAGAAGGGCAAGCTGAAGAAGGTGACGGGGGTGAAGGTGAGGGAGCTTCTGCTCTGGCTTACCGTCGTGGAAGTGTTCATCGAAGATGCTACGATtggaaaaatcacttttaagaCTAGCACAGGACTATCCGATAGCTTTCATGTTTCTGCGTTCGCCCTTGGAGAgtag
- the LOC109715228 gene encoding transcription factor bHLH84-like, with protein sequence MSREEMELTANWSSYNGSSTPAEESEIVAQFISTYPFQNEQDHRDLGFGAPPMYWPDHHNASNSYYCNGNANPNLHYWSQGDSNSSSVSTSTGTCCYFVPHSDYESYYVNTNSSSPMIFNLVEEQRKNRSLQVVPNPSLREQTGVNAETSSDDHGDSSMNIGLSDQITHPKRKFLSNRNDKVVDQSKFENPIESTKKKSKASTKVQKCAKKMQSKRAQKNVKSGDEEECNAAVNGQISSSCYSSDNESINSQEMNGGGSASSSSKGSPALNLNAKTRAGRGSATDPQSLYARKRRERINERLRILQNLVPNGTKVDISTMLEEAVQYVKFLQLQIKLLSSDELWMYAPIAYNGINIGLDLKISPPQ encoded by the exons ATGTCGCGGGAAGAGATGGAGCTTACAGCGAATTGGAGCTCATACAACGGGTCGTCGACCCCCGCAGAAGAGTCGGAAATTGTGGCGCAGTTCATTAGCACTTACCCATTTCAAAATGAGCAAGATCATAGAGACTTGGGCTTTGGAGCTCCACCCATGTATTGGCCTGATCATCACAATGCATCAAACTCATACTATTGTAATGGCAATGCTAACCCTAATTTGCACTACTGGTCTCAAGGGGATAGTAATAGTAGTAGTGTTAGTACAAGCACTGGCACTTGTTGTTACTTTGTGCCGCATTCTGATTACGAAAGCTATTATGTCAATACAAACTCATCCTCGCCGATGATTTTCAACTTGGTCGAAGAGCAACGAAAGAATCGGTCCCTTCAAGTAGTCCCGAACCCTAGTTTAAGAGAACAAACTGGCGTGAACGCGGAAACAAGTAGCGATGATCATGGAGACTCTAGCATGAATATTGGCCTTTCGGATCAGATAACACATCCCAAGAGAAAGTTCCTTAGTAATAGAAATGACAAGGTTGTGGATCAAAGCAAGTTTGAGAACCCAATTGAAAGCACCAAAAAGAAGTCCAAGGCATCAACTAAA GTGCAAAAGTGTGCGAAGAAGATGCAATCAAAGAGGGCGCAAAAGAATGTGAAAAGTGGTGATGAGGAAGAGTGCAATGCCGCCGTGAACGGGCAGATCAGCTCGAGCTGTTACAGCTCCGATAACGAATCGATTAATTCACAAGAAATGAATGGAGGGGGGAGTGCGAGTTCTAGTTCAAAAGGGTCTCCTGCTCTCAATCTGAATGCGAAAACTCGAGCAGGTCGCGGCTCAGCAACAGACCCCCAAAGCCTCTATGCCAGG aaaagAAGGGAAAGGATCAATGAGAGGCTGAGGATACTGCAGAATCTTGTTCCAAATGGAACAAAA GTGGACATTAGCACTATGCTTGAAGAAGCAGTCCAATATGTAAAGTTCTTGCAGCTTCAGATTAAG CTGCTGAGCTCGGACGAACTATGGATGTACGCCCCAATTGCCTACAATGGGATTAATATTGGCCTTGATCTAAAGATCTCTCCACCTCAGTGA
- the LOC109715677 gene encoding uncharacterized protein LOC109715677, with protein MASQTIESYREGAEIVRGDALCKKKSIELLEELNLPKGLFPLEDIEEFGYNRAVGFVWLVQKKKREHTFKKIKQVVSYAAEVTAFVEKGKLKKVMGVKVRELLLWLTVVEVFIEDATIGKITFKTSTGLSDSFHVSAFDLGE; from the coding sequence ATGGCATCTCAAACCATTGAGAGCTACCGCGAGGGCGCCGAGATCGTCCGCGGCGATGCTTTGTGCAAGAAGAAGTCTATAGAACTGCTCGAAGAGCTCAACCTTCCGAAGGGACTCTTCCCTTTGGAAGACATTGAGGAGTTCGGATACAACCGCGCCGTCGGGTTCGTATGGTTAGttcagaagaagaagagagagcaCACGTTCAAGAAGATAAAGCAGGTGGTGTCGTACGCCGCGGAGGTGACGGCCTTCGTCGAGAAGGGCAAGCTGAAGAAGGTGATGGGGGTGAAGGTGAGGGAGCTTCTGCTGTGGCTCACCGTTGTGGAAGTGTTCATCGAAGACGCTACGATtggaaaaatcacttttaagaCTAGCACGGGGCTATCCGATAGCTTTCATGTTTCTGCGTTCGACCTTGGagagtaa
- the LOC109715231 gene encoding LOW QUALITY PROTEIN: zinc finger protein 1-like (The sequence of the model RefSeq protein was modified relative to this genomic sequence to represent the inferred CDS: deleted 2 bases in 1 codon): MAVDALEASIPASGDEELVLSVEGWAKGKRSKRHRSPDYAPTEEEYLALCLLMLARDRSGPPPPPPFAAAAQAPAEYRCSVCGKSFGSYQALGGHKTSHRRPVGSDDRASSSAGSAAEASGSAGGGGGGGKVHRCSICLKEFPTGQALGGHKRRHYEGVVGGGASTTHRGFDLNIPAAAEFAGFDAARRWAAAAEEEEVQSPLAFKKPRLLIPA, translated from the exons ATGGCGGTGGACGCTCTGGAGGCGTCGATCCCGGCGAGCGGGGACGAGGAGCTCGTGCTCAGCGTGGAGGGGTGGGCGAAGGGGAAGCGGTCGAAGCGGCACCGCTCCCCCGACTACGCGCCCACCGAGGAGGAGTACCTCGCCCTCTGCCTCCTCATGCTCGCCCGCGACCGATCGGGG CCTCCGCCACCTCCCCCCTTCGCCGCGGCGGCGCAGGCGCCGGCGGAGTACAGGTGCTCCGTGTGCGGGAAATCGTTCGGGTCGTACCAGGCGCTGGGCGGGCACAAGACGAGCCACCGGCGCCCGGTCGGATCGGACGATCGGGCCTCGTCGTCCGCCGGATCGGCGGCGGAGGCCTCGGGAtccgccggaggaggaggaggaggggggaagGTTCACCGGTGCTCGATCTGCCTGAAGGAGTTCCCGACGGGGCAGGCCCTCGGGGGCCACAAGAGGCGACACTACGAGGGTGTCGTCGGCGGCGGGGCCAGCACCACCCACCGGGGGTTCGACCTCAACATCCCCGCCGCGGCGGAGTTCGCCGGATTCGACGCCGCGCGGCGatgggccgcggcggcggaggaggaggaggtgcagAGCCCCCTCGCTTTCAAAAAACCCCGCCTCCTTATCCCCgcttag